A portion of the Sulfuricurvum kujiense DSM 16994 genome contains these proteins:
- the ppk2 gene encoding polyphosphate kinase 2, producing the protein MGATRAMAKTEIAEAQKIEDVIHDDRRKTKEENEQERRTKSKAEERLPVWVKKSVLEYEKELKDLQIELLKLQNHVKDQGLKILMIFEGRDAAGKGGTIKRITEHLNPRGARVVALDKPSDVEKTQWYFQRYAEHLPSAGEIVLFDRSWYNRGGVEPVMGFCTPEEHQDFLNHVSEFERMLVNSGIILFKFYFSVSKAEQARRFKERKTDPLKQYKLSPVDARSQEMWDKYTVAKYSMLRASHTGTSPWIIIRSDNKKKARINCIKHILSSVQYPTKNPPDLKTSKKVLIWGDEEINLMEPSMLAKESQKKG; encoded by the coding sequence ATGGGTGCAACACGTGCGATGGCAAAAACAGAAATAGCCGAAGCTCAAAAAATAGAAGATGTTATTCACGATGATCGGCGAAAAACAAAAGAAGAGAACGAACAGGAACGCCGAACAAAGAGCAAAGCCGAAGAGAGGCTCCCCGTATGGGTCAAAAAATCGGTTTTAGAATACGAAAAAGAGCTGAAAGATCTCCAAATCGAACTTCTTAAACTTCAAAACCATGTAAAAGACCAGGGGTTGAAAATCCTGATGATTTTCGAAGGGCGCGATGCGGCAGGCAAAGGGGGGACGATCAAACGGATCACCGAACACCTCAATCCCCGCGGCGCGCGTGTCGTGGCGCTTGACAAACCCTCTGACGTCGAAAAAACACAATGGTATTTTCAGCGCTACGCCGAACACTTGCCAAGTGCCGGGGAAATCGTCCTGTTTGACCGCAGCTGGTACAATCGCGGTGGAGTTGAGCCCGTTATGGGATTTTGTACTCCCGAAGAGCATCAGGACTTTTTGAACCATGTCAGCGAGTTTGAACGGATGCTCGTCAACTCGGGAATCATCCTCTTTAAATTTTATTTTTCGGTCTCAAAAGCCGAACAGGCAAGACGGTTTAAAGAGCGTAAAACCGATCCGTTGAAACAATACAAACTCTCCCCTGTCGATGCCAGATCACAAGAGATGTGGGACAAATATACCGTTGCCAAGTACTCTATGCTCCGTGCGTCTCATACCGGCACGTCACCATGGATCATTATCCGATCCGACAACAAGAAAAAAGCCCGTATCAACTGTATCAAGCATATACTATCAAGTGTTCAATACCCGACAAAAAATCCGCCGGATCTAAAAACGTCAAAAAAAGTTCTGATTTGGGGAGATGAAGAGATTAACTTGATGGAACCGAGTATGCTGGCAAAAGAGTCGCAGAAAAAAGGCTAA
- a CDS encoding thioredoxin domain-containing protein: MSNRLSLEDSPYLQQHKNNPLDWYPWCDKAFEKARTEHKGIFISIGYSSCHWCHVMEHEVFENTEIAAFVNQHFVCIKVDREERPDIDKHYQELHNLLNRRSGGWPLSVFCTPENKPFYAATYIPPYSRDRMMGFSELTAIIAEKIAQNDEKLFQNADEITGYLRPKNESVQAAVLNDKIITQFTLQAQHNYDETNGGFSKSPKFPHVSTLQTLMHIERLGSDEKVKNILFHTLDSMSLGGMYDLIDGGFCRYSTDEAWLVPHFEKMTYDNALLCQLYAKAAIHYQNDRYLRIARECADFMMDFMMEDDLFYSASDADSEGEEGKYFVYSYEEITQALKACGVADIDQAAMMIGASAEGNFEAHCIIRLSDNERPEWFEALKSQLRALRQTRTYPFIDKKVITAWNAMMIKALFVLGKADSRYQAQAIRSLEKLKTTMFLDERLKHSALIHKTPKIDAFLEDYAYLCSALIEGYQSTLDESYLIDAQRFAHKALELFYEEGKWYFSRGAFTTAAEMDDGTYPSALGIMVNVLLGLGILIDPKYTRFGFKSLEYVSLNLMKTPIYYPTLAAEAITHLKGLRVIKSSSENLLENDFHVTYPFVLLKNDETLQEYTVCGENSCFAATKKGEELDELITSTL; this comes from the coding sequence ATGTCAAACCGTCTCTCACTTGAAGATTCCCCATACCTTCAACAGCACAAAAACAATCCGCTCGATTGGTATCCGTGGTGTGACAAAGCGTTCGAGAAAGCGCGCACTGAGCACAAAGGGATTTTTATTTCTATCGGTTATAGCAGCTGCCACTGGTGCCATGTAATGGAACATGAGGTATTTGAAAACACCGAAATCGCCGCATTCGTCAATCAGCATTTCGTCTGTATCAAAGTGGATCGCGAAGAGCGCCCCGATATCGACAAACACTACCAAGAACTCCATAACCTTCTCAATCGGCGCAGCGGCGGATGGCCTTTGTCGGTATTCTGCACCCCAGAAAACAAACCCTTTTACGCCGCTACCTATATCCCCCCCTACTCTCGGGACCGGATGATGGGCTTTAGTGAGCTGACCGCCATCATCGCCGAAAAAATAGCCCAAAACGATGAGAAGCTTTTCCAAAACGCCGATGAGATCACAGGCTATCTTCGCCCGAAGAACGAGAGCGTACAGGCGGCCGTATTGAACGATAAAATCATTACTCAATTTACCCTCCAAGCCCAGCACAACTACGATGAAACGAACGGAGGCTTTTCAAAGTCGCCGAAATTCCCCCATGTATCGACGCTTCAAACTCTCATGCATATCGAACGTCTCGGATCGGATGAGAAAGTCAAAAACATCCTCTTTCACACTCTCGACTCTATGTCGCTGGGCGGGATGTACGACCTGATCGACGGCGGTTTTTGCCGCTACAGTACCGATGAGGCGTGGCTGGTTCCCCATTTTGAGAAAATGACCTACGACAACGCACTGCTGTGTCAGCTATACGCCAAAGCCGCTATTCATTATCAAAACGACCGCTATCTCCGCATTGCCCGCGAGTGTGCCGATTTTATGATGGATTTCATGATGGAAGACGATCTCTTTTACAGTGCCAGCGATGCCGACAGTGAAGGAGAGGAGGGAAAATATTTCGTCTATTCGTATGAGGAGATCACCCAAGCGCTCAAAGCGTGCGGCGTAGCCGATATCGATCAAGCCGCCATGATGATCGGGGCATCCGCTGAGGGAAATTTCGAGGCTCATTGCATCATCCGTCTCTCCGACAACGAACGCCCCGAATGGTTTGAAGCGCTAAAATCACAATTACGCGCTCTTCGTCAAACACGCACCTATCCCTTTATCGACAAAAAAGTGATTACGGCATGGAATGCAATGATGATCAAAGCCCTCTTCGTATTGGGCAAAGCGGACTCCCGCTACCAAGCTCAGGCGATACGCTCTTTGGAAAAACTCAAAACAACGATGTTTTTGGATGAGCGGCTCAAGCACTCTGCGCTTATTCATAAAACCCCTAAAATCGATGCCTTTTTGGAAGATTATGCCTATTTATGCAGCGCTTTGATCGAAGGGTACCAGTCGACGCTTGATGAGAGTTATCTCATCGACGCACAGCGTTTTGCCCATAAAGCGTTGGAACTTTTTTACGAAGAGGGTAAATGGTATTTCAGCCGCGGAGCGTTCACCACGGCTGCCGAAATGGATGACGGCACCTATCCGAGCGCACTTGGAATCATGGTCAATGTGCTTCTTGGCCTCGGCATACTGATCGATCCAAAATACACCCGATTCGGCTTTAAAAGCCTCGAATACGTCTCGCTGAATCTGATGAAAACTCCGATTTACTATCCGACACTCGCCGCCGAAGCGATCACCCATCTCAAGGGGCTTCGTGTTATCAAAAGCAGTTCCGAAAACCTTCTCGAAAACGATTTTCACGTCACTTATCCGTTCGTCCTTCTAAAAAACGATGAAACGCTGCAGGAATATACGGTTTGCGGCGAAAATTCCTGCTTTGCGGCGACAAAAAAAGGTGAAGAACTTGATGAATTAATCACTTCAACGTTATAA
- the dsbD gene encoding protein-disulfide reductase DsbD, whose translation MRFLLFLLISLNVWGFGFLQPEEAFKPSAKMIDDKTLGVEIVMGDQIHVYADKLKVEDADKSDGIDFQKITMADPIELDGEKVFEASPSVRIVLVKTKELGGEQKVKVKLSYQGCSSAGLCYEPIETVLSVSVNTDKIPMQQPSVINAPATTAPVADIIEKNSTAAPVEKKSETDQIAGVIEGGSLWFIILSFFGFGLLLALTPCVFPMIPIISSVIMAQGAGLGTKRAFWLSVVYVLSMAVAYTIAGILAGLFGANLQAAFQTPWIITLFSLIFVVLAMSMFDLFELQIPNAIQSRITKISGSQSGVIGIAIMGFLSALIVGPCVAAPLAGALIYIGQTGDALLGGVALFSLSIGMGIPLIAIGTSAGKFMPRPGVWMDNIKSIFGVMLIGISIWMISRILDENISMMLWGGLAVFIAINIGALEPIRGRCIRCHRANKKALGIIILLYGMSLLLGGMAGAKDPLHPLNPFLPSQGAAVVSAPLHNTFERITSIEELDAILAENKGKKVMVDFYADWCTACKELEEKTFSDENVKTAMDSYVLVQVNLTANDDAAKAISSKYGIFGPPAILFFDENGVRQKNADIIGFKEPQEFIKLLGK comes from the coding sequence ATGCGTTTTCTATTGTTTTTACTTATTTCTTTGAATGTTTGGGGATTCGGGTTTCTACAGCCTGAAGAGGCATTTAAACCCTCTGCCAAGATGATTGACGACAAAACGCTCGGAGTAGAGATCGTTATGGGGGATCAAATCCACGTATATGCCGATAAGCTGAAAGTGGAAGACGCGGACAAAAGTGACGGGATCGATTTTCAAAAAATCACGATGGCCGATCCGATCGAACTCGACGGTGAAAAAGTGTTTGAAGCGTCTCCCTCAGTCCGCATCGTTTTGGTCAAAACCAAAGAACTCGGCGGTGAACAAAAGGTAAAAGTCAAACTCTCCTATCAGGGGTGTTCATCGGCGGGACTCTGCTATGAGCCGATTGAGACAGTTTTGAGCGTCAGCGTGAATACCGACAAAATTCCGATGCAGCAGCCCTCCGTTATCAACGCTCCTGCAACGACGGCTCCGGTTGCGGATATTATCGAAAAAAATTCTACGGCCGCACCTGTTGAGAAAAAATCGGAAACCGATCAAATCGCAGGGGTAATCGAAGGGGGAAGCCTTTGGTTTATTATCCTCAGTTTCTTTGGATTCGGCCTTTTACTGGCGTTGACCCCGTGTGTATTCCCGATGATCCCGATTATATCCTCGGTTATCATGGCTCAGGGTGCAGGACTGGGTACGAAACGGGCATTTTGGCTTTCTGTCGTCTACGTTCTATCGATGGCGGTTGCCTATACGATTGCCGGTATTTTGGCAGGACTGTTCGGTGCAAATCTGCAGGCGGCATTTCAAACACCGTGGATAATTACCCTCTTTTCTCTGATCTTTGTCGTGTTGGCGATGTCAATGTTCGATCTGTTCGAACTTCAAATCCCCAATGCGATTCAATCTCGTATCACTAAAATCAGCGGATCCCAAAGCGGTGTTATCGGCATTGCGATTATGGGATTTTTATCGGCTCTTATCGTTGGACCGTGTGTCGCGGCACCGTTGGCCGGAGCATTGATCTATATCGGTCAAACGGGGGATGCGCTGCTCGGAGGTGTAGCTCTTTTCTCTCTCAGTATCGGGATGGGGATTCCGTTGATCGCCATCGGAACGAGTGCCGGGAAGTTTATGCCTCGTCCCGGCGTATGGATGGATAATATCAAATCCATTTTCGGCGTGATGCTGATCGGTATTTCGATTTGGATGATCAGCCGTATCCTCGATGAGAATATCTCAATGATGCTGTGGGGGGGATTGGCGGTATTCATCGCGATCAATATCGGTGCACTGGAACCGATACGGGGGCGCTGTATCCGTTGCCACCGTGCCAATAAGAAAGCGCTGGGGATTATCATTTTGCTTTACGGTATGTCGCTGCTTTTGGGCGGTATGGCCGGTGCTAAAGATCCGCTCCATCCGTTGAATCCGTTTCTCCCTTCACAGGGTGCAGCGGTTGTCAGTGCACCTTTGCACAACACGTTCGAGCGCATTACTTCGATCGAAGAACTCGATGCTATTTTGGCGGAGAACAAAGGGAAAAAAGTAATGGTTGATTTTTACGCCGACTGGTGTACGGCATGTAAAGAACTTGAAGAAAAAACATTCAGCGACGAGAATGTAAAAACAGCGATGGATAGCTATGTTCTCGTGCAGGTCAATCTGACCGCCAACGACGATGCTGCCAAAGCTATCAGCTCAAAATACGGTATTTTCGGCCCTCCGGCGATTTTGTTTTTCGATGAAAACGGCGTACGCCAAAAAAATGCCGATATCATAGGGTTCAAAGAGCCTCAAGAATTCATTAAACTTTTAGGAAAATAG
- a CDS encoding thioredoxin family protein yields the protein MRKIILALSLLASCALAELKWAPSYDAALAQAKKEKKKVMVMLSKEGCPACEYMSDIVFEEKMVVSEVEKSYVPVHIDVHNDFVPEGLGYIGTPTFHFLDASGKKLGRYDGGANVPTFMGVLGKYKK from the coding sequence ATGAGAAAAATTATTTTAGCGCTTTCATTGTTGGCAAGCTGTGCTTTGGCGGAACTCAAATGGGCACCGTCGTATGACGCCGCATTGGCGCAGGCGAAAAAAGAGAAGAAAAAAGTGATGGTAATGCTATCGAAAGAGGGGTGTCCGGCGTGTGAATATATGAGCGACATCGTTTTCGAAGAGAAAATGGTGGTATCTGAAGTCGAAAAATCGTATGTCCCCGTCCATATCGATGTTCATAACGACTTTGTGCCGGAGGGCTTGGGATACATCGGAACGCCGACGTTCCATTTTCTCGATGCTTCGGGAAAGAAACTCGGACGTTATGACGGCGGAGCGAATGTTCCTACCTTTATGGGTGTCTTGGGTAAATATAAAAAATAA
- a CDS encoding bacteriohemerythrin, with product MSPLPDNLKVGIDSIDQRHEEFYTLFEVLKKAGDGEFLEAFDAVILHTQGHFSEEEADMEKIVYPNKAEHIQEHKKALEEMNYFREKASSGKLMFAKAYVKDRLGDWFRNHLLNMDSDLARVINKSSY from the coding sequence ATGTCACCGTTACCGGATAACCTGAAAGTCGGGATAGATTCAATCGATCAAAGACATGAAGAGTTCTATACTCTTTTCGAAGTTTTGAAAAAAGCCGGCGATGGCGAGTTCTTGGAGGCTTTTGATGCAGTGATACTGCATACGCAGGGGCATTTTTCCGAAGAAGAGGCGGATATGGAGAAGATTGTTTATCCTAATAAAGCCGAACATATCCAAGAACACAAAAAAGCGCTGGAAGAGATGAATTATTTTAGAGAAAAAGCCTCAAGCGGCAAGCTGATGTTTGCCAAAGCGTATGTAAAAGATCGGCTAGGAGACTGGTTTCGCAACCATCTGCTCAATATGGACAGCGATTTGGCCCGGGTGATCAACAAATCTTCTTATTAA
- the lpxB gene encoding lipid-A-disaccharide synthase, with protein sequence MKLLVSALEHSANIHLKYLVKELGNEVDLSGIFDSSLGKSIVDLRSTSIMGFVDALKKLPFFFDLKDRMVELAQDADKVLLIDSSGFNLPLARAIRKRYPDKEIIYYILPQAWAWKKKRIPVLEKTITKLCSILPFEPSYYSPDAPIEYVGHPLLDEITVHKSDIAYSGKITFMPGSRPGEIKRLMPIFRELCPMLDTHALIVIPPHFNNKQIEELYGDISMFKITHEAHKSLAESDFAFICSGTATLEACLIGTPFVLTYIAKTLDYTIAKTLVKLKYVGLGNILFSHAYGKALHPELLQKEVTAQNLYNAYQQMDKTAFINDAARLRELLKHGSALRVSQIIKEL encoded by the coding sequence ATGAAATTACTCGTCAGTGCGTTAGAGCACTCTGCAAACATTCATCTCAAATATCTTGTCAAAGAACTCGGAAACGAGGTAGATTTATCAGGGATCTTCGATTCATCACTCGGGAAAAGTATCGTCGATCTGCGTTCAACCTCAATCATGGGATTTGTCGATGCGCTCAAAAAGCTTCCCTTCTTTTTTGATCTCAAAGATCGGATGGTGGAATTAGCTCAGGATGCCGACAAAGTGCTCCTTATCGACTCTTCAGGCTTTAATCTTCCTCTCGCACGTGCGATCCGCAAACGCTATCCCGATAAAGAGATTATCTACTATATCCTGCCGCAGGCATGGGCATGGAAGAAAAAACGAATCCCGGTACTCGAAAAAACGATTACGAAACTCTGTTCCATCTTGCCGTTTGAACCCTCCTATTATTCGCCGGATGCACCTATCGAATATGTCGGGCATCCTCTCCTCGATGAGATTACGGTACACAAGAGCGATATTGCCTACAGCGGAAAAATCACCTTTATGCCCGGGAGCCGTCCGGGGGAAATTAAACGGCTGATGCCGATTTTCAGAGAACTTTGCCCTATGCTGGACACGCATGCGCTCATCGTCATTCCTCCCCATTTTAATAACAAACAAATCGAAGAGCTTTACGGAGATATCTCCATGTTCAAAATTACCCATGAAGCGCATAAAAGTTTGGCTGAGTCGGATTTCGCCTTTATCTGCAGCGGTACGGCAACGCTCGAAGCATGCCTTATCGGAACACCGTTTGTACTGACCTATATTGCCAAAACACTGGATTACACCATCGCCAAAACATTGGTTAAACTCAAATATGTGGGGCTTGGAAATATTTTGTTCTCCCATGCTTACGGAAAAGCGCTCCATCCCGAGCTCCTTCAAAAGGAAGTCACGGCACAAAATCTGTATAATGCGTATCAACAAATGGATAAAACCGCTTTTATCAACGATGCCGCGCGCTTGCGTGAGCTCTTAAAACACGGAAGTGCCCTCCGTGTCAGCCAGATTATCAAGGAATTATAA
- a CDS encoding c-type cytochrome — protein MMFLMPILLFGAVDTYKMGKNLYFEKGCSGCHGISAGGTNQYPPLAYRRKPFLTSKLKDYRAKKSTTQQSQIMIPFAMGLSDKEIDALSTFLSDYHENKSNYKPDSSTRGDGGS, from the coding sequence ATGATGTTTTTAATGCCGATACTCCTCTTTGGTGCAGTAGATACGTATAAAATGGGTAAAAATCTCTATTTTGAAAAAGGGTGCAGCGGATGTCACGGTATTTCGGCAGGCGGAACCAATCAATACCCCCCTCTGGCCTATCGGCGCAAACCGTTTTTAACCTCCAAACTAAAAGATTACCGTGCTAAAAAAAGTACTACCCAGCAATCTCAGATAATGATCCCTTTTGCCATGGGGCTAAGCGATAAAGAGATTGATGCCTTGAGCACTTTTTTGAGTGACTACCATGAGAACAAAAGCAATTACAAGCCTGATTCAAGTACACGGGGAGACGGAGGATCATGA
- a CDS encoding amidohydrolase family protein translates to MIIRGAIICDIHGERCSDIQIENGVVTRIGDNLSGDDVIQAQGCYLIPGLVDTDVRLKDSQLNGTNLEKLSSRALSGGVTTALLASDCAPRIDNEITLEFIQQHRKLSNGATIETAVSALNDSGALSNIAIMLKKGSLCVHTSTLNDYNLITRIAQYLKMADKTLFYKAEEKSLIDSGVMADGAIAAQLGLPGISPISEVVHVASMIEIARHFGIKIVFKSITEPRSIELIADARKAGIEVECEAAIHHLFKNDSACAGFDTDAKINPPLVSETKRLLLIDALVRGDIHSLTALHQPNSDVHKDITFYDTNVGTTSIAEYLPLLYTYLIKTDVIDMPKLVQVASYAPARHIGLSSGEITVGLPFDCILFDPSQTTEVPHHHSLYKNETLQGKVIMAICRGEVTKF, encoded by the coding sequence ATGATCATTAGAGGTGCAATTATCTGTGATATCCACGGAGAACGTTGTAGCGACATTCAGATAGAAAATGGGGTTGTGACACGGATCGGAGACAATCTGAGCGGGGATGATGTTATCCAAGCGCAGGGGTGCTATTTGATCCCGGGGTTGGTCGATACCGATGTACGCCTCAAAGATTCTCAGCTCAATGGTACTAATCTCGAAAAGCTCTCTTCGCGTGCCCTCAGCGGCGGAGTTACCACAGCTCTTTTGGCAAGTGACTGCGCACCGCGCATCGATAATGAGATAACGCTGGAATTTATTCAGCAGCATCGAAAATTGAGCAACGGTGCGACGATTGAAACAGCTGTCAGTGCGTTGAACGATTCGGGTGCACTGAGCAACATTGCGATCATGCTTAAAAAAGGCTCCCTGTGCGTTCATACCTCGACACTGAACGATTACAACCTGATCACCCGAATCGCTCAGTATCTCAAAATGGCCGATAAGACGCTGTTTTACAAAGCGGAAGAGAAAAGTCTTATTGACAGCGGTGTTATGGCGGACGGTGCAATAGCCGCTCAGCTCGGTCTGCCGGGGATTTCTCCGATTTCAGAGGTCGTTCATGTCGCTTCCATGATTGAAATAGCGCGCCATTTCGGAATTAAAATCGTTTTCAAGAGCATTACGGAGCCTCGATCGATCGAATTGATCGCCGATGCGCGCAAGGCGGGAATAGAGGTGGAATGCGAAGCGGCAATCCATCATCTGTTTAAAAACGATTCGGCATGTGCAGGATTTGATACCGATGCAAAAATCAACCCTCCGTTGGTAAGTGAAACCAAACGTCTTTTACTGATCGACGCACTTGTGAGAGGAGATATCCACTCCCTAACCGCGCTCCATCAGCCCAACTCCGATGTTCATAAAGATATCACCTTTTACGATACGAATGTCGGGACGACCTCTATTGCCGAATATCTGCCGCTGCTTTATACCTATTTGATTAAAACGGATGTGATAGATATGCCGAAATTGGTACAGGTCGCTTCTTATGCTCCGGCAAGACATATCGGGCTGAGTTCAGGAGAGATTACGGTAGGATTGCCGTTCGACTGCATCCTCTTTGACCCTTCGCAGACGACGGAAGTTCCTCACCATCACAGTCTTTATAAAAACGAAACGCTGCAAGGAAAAGTGATCATGGCGATTTGCCGAGGCGAAGTGACAAAATTCTAA
- a CDS encoding chorismate mutase — MQINNCQSLEEVRHHIDGLDDQIVELIAARNAYVKQAANFKHSVEEIKANERMEAIMDRVRNKAMEFGVSPNLLTKLYGIMIDAMVESEISEFRNAKSL, encoded by the coding sequence ATGCAAATTAACAATTGCCAAAGCTTAGAAGAGGTACGTCACCATATTGACGGATTGGATGATCAGATCGTTGAGCTGATTGCCGCTCGTAACGCGTACGTCAAACAGGCTGCCAATTTCAAACATTCCGTCGAAGAGATCAAAGCGAATGAGAGAATGGAAGCGATAATGGATCGGGTAAGAAATAAAGCAATGGAGTTCGGTGTCTCTCCTAATCTTCTCACAAAACTTTACGGAATCATGATCGATGCGATGGTCGAATCGGAAATCTCTGAGTTCAGAAATGCCAAGTCACTTTAA
- a CDS encoding FAD-dependent oxidoreductase: MNISRRDLFKFAGLSVAAAAVTGCSTTAFDPLPKGSSQGTSSKMLGKHQVVIIGGGFGGLTVAKELKKIDPSFDVAIIEKNDSFMSCPFSNCNLGGIKGVSLSTLTHDYSQAIENNGYGMLTAVVTGIDREKKVVYTSKGGVGYDILVLAPGIDYNYKGQFPTWSDAKIAKAKRVAPAALMPGGEHVALDRMVKNMEDGDVVITVPAGKYRCPPAPFERASMIANYMKTEGFKGKVIILNETAEVAKGAAFKETWKDLYAGIVDHQDNCKIVDVDFDKKEITYVQTVFANKEDTEGVKTTKTLKYGIFNFIPHNMSSPVIEMSGVATTPDGFKKVKMATSPEKPVSFQTATDANVFAVGDVVGHAIPPSGQSAIWSGKECAKEIAHKLHGKSYSVASALPYKSANVCYSMVNGNPEEAIMVNHEFMVQGPVIGSKGSVPKGDEANNKFRSTGLGKATRDWYKGAMRDLFN; encoded by the coding sequence ATGAATATTTCAAGACGGGACTTATTTAAATTTGCCGGGCTTAGTGTAGCAGCGGCTGCAGTAACAGGATGCAGTACGACTGCTTTTGACCCACTACCAAAGGGATCATCACAAGGCACTTCAAGTAAAATGCTCGGTAAGCATCAAGTTGTAATTATCGGGGGCGGTTTCGGCGGCTTGACAGTTGCAAAAGAGTTGAAAAAAATCGATCCAAGTTTTGATGTTGCTATTATTGAGAAGAACGATAGTTTTATGTCATGCCCATTCTCCAACTGTAACTTGGGCGGAATCAAAGGGGTTAGCCTCAGCACGTTGACGCATGATTACTCTCAGGCGATCGAAAATAACGGGTATGGGATGTTGACTGCGGTTGTAACCGGAATTGACCGTGAGAAAAAAGTTGTTTATACCTCTAAAGGCGGCGTAGGCTACGATATTCTCGTTCTCGCACCGGGTATCGACTATAACTATAAAGGGCAATTCCCGACATGGTCTGATGCGAAAATTGCAAAAGCAAAACGTGTAGCACCTGCTGCATTGATGCCGGGCGGTGAACACGTAGCGCTGGATCGTATGGTTAAAAATATGGAAGACGGCGATGTGGTCATTACCGTACCTGCAGGTAAATACCGTTGCCCTCCGGCTCCGTTTGAGCGTGCGAGCATGATTGCAAACTACATGAAAACAGAAGGCTTCAAAGGAAAAGTTATTATCTTGAATGAAACGGCTGAAGTTGCAAAAGGTGCGGCATTCAAAGAGACATGGAAAGACCTTTATGCCGGAATCGTAGATCACCAAGATAACTGTAAAATCGTAGATGTTGATTTTGATAAAAAAGAGATCACCTATGTTCAAACCGTATTTGCCAATAAAGAGGATACGGAGGGGGTAAAAACGACTAAGACATTGAAATACGGGATTTTCAATTTTATCCCTCACAATATGTCCAGCCCGGTTATCGAAATGTCAGGAGTCGCAACTACTCCGGACGGGTTCAAAAAAGTTAAAATGGCAACCAGTCCTGAAAAACCGGTCTCTTTCCAAACCGCTACCGATGCTAACGTATTTGCGGTCGGCGATGTTGTCGGACATGCGATTCCTCCGAGCGGACAATCGGCCATTTGGTCAGGAAAAGAGTGTGCAAAAGAGATCGCCCACAAACTTCACGGTAAGTCGTACAGCGTTGCATCCGCACTACCGTACAAAAGTGCAAACGTCTGTTACTCAATGGTCAACGGGAATCCTGAAGAAGCAATCATGGTTAACCATGAATTCATGGTTCAAGGACCGGTTATCGGATCTAAAGGATCGGTTCCAAAAGGTGACGAAGCGAATAATAAATTTCGCTCAACCGGACTTGGAAAAGCAACTCGTGACTGGTACAAAGGGGCTATGCGCGACCTTTTCAACTAA
- a CDS encoding Rieske 2Fe-2S domain-containing protein: protein MDRRNFLKVVAGATVIAVSPSLIRGNLYAADGMLFSAYEKAQLVDAAGKPIKASALQKEVTYIFNYPYASTPCMLINLPKPTGKDVELTSESGEKYVWKSGVGKERTIVAYVAICTHQMTHPTPNDSFITYVPTAKKTMAYEKSGIIVCSSHLSAFDAGAGAKVLGGAATQPLNAVVLEHAADDTLWAVGILGSDKFQDYFKSFRPELKEFYGGPAEAKKLVSISAKTVKLTEYSKEVIQY, encoded by the coding sequence ATGGATAGAAGAAATTTTTTAAAAGTCGTTGCGGGTGCAACGGTTATTGCGGTCAGCCCGTCACTTATACGGGGAAATCTTTACGCGGCTGATGGTATGTTGTTTAGTGCCTATGAAAAAGCACAGCTGGTTGATGCGGCAGGAAAACCGATAAAAGCGTCGGCACTTCAAAAAGAGGTTACGTATATTTTTAATTATCCGTATGCTTCTACCCCTTGTATGTTAATCAATCTTCCGAAACCGACTGGCAAAGATGTTGAATTAACCTCTGAATCCGGTGAAAAATATGTATGGAAAAGCGGTGTCGGAAAAGAACGAACCATTGTCGCATACGTTGCCATTTGTACGCATCAAATGACCCATCCTACTCCAAATGACAGCTTTATCACGTATGTACCGACAGCTAAAAAAACAATGGCATACGAAAAAAGCGGCATTATCGTCTGCTCATCGCATCTTTCTGCCTTTGATGCCGGTGCAGGTGCTAAAGTATTAGGCGGTGCGGCTACGCAACCGCTAAATGCAGTTGTCCTTGAGCATGCGGCAGATGATACGTTATGGGCAGTCGGTATTTTAGGCTCTGATAAGTTTCAAGATTATTTCAAAAGTTTCCGTCCTGAACTTAAAGAGTTTTACGGCGGACCGGCAGAAGCAAAAAAACTGGTTTCTATTTCTGCAAAAACGGTCAAACTCACTGAGTATTCTAAAGAAGTAATTCAATACTAA